One Mycolicibacterium fortuitum subsp. fortuitum genomic window carries:
- a CDS encoding TetR/AcrR family transcriptional regulator gives MPRSNASQSEQEDAILKATAEEVALVGLGRASLDVIAKQAGVSRRTLYRRFPTRDALITELGRRTFDAAMHRLRTVAIDSGPSEAAVAAFCEGIRLLTTEPVMRRFLRLDTDFTAVAGAYDQAPAFLHHASSAMAKALRAAGATMPDADLLAVAELHIRLACSLAQMPSPVLDVYDDEAVRAYARKHLAPLVR, from the coding sequence ATGCCACGCAGCAACGCCAGCCAATCCGAACAGGAAGACGCCATCCTCAAGGCCACTGCCGAGGAGGTGGCGCTCGTAGGACTCGGCCGGGCCAGCCTGGATGTCATCGCCAAGCAGGCCGGGGTGAGCCGGCGCACGCTCTACCGGCGCTTCCCCACCCGCGACGCGCTCATCACCGAACTCGGACGGCGTACCTTCGATGCGGCGATGCATCGGCTGCGCACCGTCGCAATCGATTCCGGCCCTAGCGAGGCCGCCGTCGCGGCGTTCTGTGAAGGCATCCGGCTCTTGACCACCGAACCCGTGATGCGCCGGTTCCTGCGACTGGACACCGACTTCACCGCTGTGGCCGGTGCCTACGATCAGGCTCCGGCGTTTCTCCACCACGCGTCGTCGGCCATGGCCAAGGCCCTTCGCGCCGCCGGAGCCACCATGCCCGACGCCGATCTGCTCGCAGTGGCCGAACTCCATATCCGGTTGGCGTGCTCGTTGGCCCAGATGCCCAGCCCGGTGCTGGACGTCTACGACGACGAAGCGGTTCGCGCTTACGCACGCAAACACCTGGCACCCCTGGTGCGCTGA